The Kwoniella bestiolae CBS 10118 chromosome 4, complete sequence region GACTGGTAATTGGAGTTTTTTGGTGAATGAGAGGGATTTTAGGGTATCGTTAAGTGCGGTCGTTTGCGGGGTTGAAATTAGAatggaagaggggatggtCGGCCGGGTAGGGGtaggggagaagagggggtggaggtgggttaGGAGGGAGATGTGTTCGTCTGATGTGCCTGCAAATTCATGAGGAGGGAGTCAGTAAAGAATCATTTGATTAGAATAGACCTGTCGTGATATATCTGCACATTTTTTGTTGTTTTTAAGTGCGGATGGACGGGAGTATAGATCATGTTGGAAGTGGGAGATATGGAAGAGAGATATATTGAATATTACATCATGACCTGATGATCACACAAGAGAAATTCGAACGATAGTCACGGAGGAAAACAAACTTACCAGGAGGCGTATCAATAACCAGATAATCCAGCTCcccccacctcacctcactAAGAAACTGCCTAATCATCCCGTCCTTCTTCGGTCCTCTCCAAACTACACTATCCCCCCTATCCTTCAACAAAAAACCTATACTCATCACTCCCAGCCTCTTCTGATTATCCACGTAGACGGGGACCCATCCTGCACTGGATTGATGGACCGTCGCTTCGGGGATGTCTAGTCCTACCATCcgggggagggaggggcCGGTGATATCTAGGTCGAGGAGACCGACTCggttggagggggagagggaaaggagggagagggctAGTtggacggaggaagaggatttACCTACTCCGCCTGGAATCGCATCATGGAAATTCAGCTTCGAAGACTTGGGCCACgagagaggaagggtggCGAAGATATGAGTAGAATTGACCTGCCTTTTCCCGAtaggacgatgatgatgttctTCACCGAGGCTAGTCGACGAGATACGGGAGTCTCGATTGGGTCGGACATTGTGTTATGTTTCTTGATGGAATAGGTCCAGTTGAATCTGTTTGTCCTGATCTCTTGCGTTCTTTGATTCTTTACGGGCTGGGAGGCGTGCAGCAcagagatgacgatggtcaGCGGGTTGCTTTTGTGAGACGATGGAGTGTGCTATCAGAATATCGTGGTGGTATATATGGGTTTCGTCTTGATCAGCAGAAATCCATTGCTCGCTCTATGTCTTTTCcaagtggaggtgaatggTTATTACGTAAACCGTACGATGTTGCCACTGACTTTGCCTAAACCCTCcaatcttcaacctcctcctcaacgtctctttctccctttaACTTCTCACACAAAGCTCCCCCTCACGGGCTCTCTGACTTCTTTCAGCTTAACTCCCTTCTGCCGCAAGGTATATCAACCGACCGTCTGATCAGTTTGGAATCCTCCAGTTCCTTCCAAGAAAGTCCACGCAAAAAGCTCTTAGCtgagctcaccttcaccttcatttCCACACTCTCGCCTCTGGCATTACTGTACAGCAAACTCATTGCAAAATGTCGCACATCGGTACGGTCAAGCACATCCCCAAGGAAGTGCGATACAACTTCCTGCAGATGGCTGCTCCTGCATCGTATGTAGCAGGTTTGGGTCGAGGTGCATCTGGTTTCACCACTAGATCAGATATTGGTCCGGCCAGAGAGGGTCCTTCAGCAGAGACTATTGCGTGAGTTTgtcagcttccttctttgTGCCATGCTTATGAATCCCATCAGCTGATTAATATTATGCTCTTCTATGTAGCGAGGCCCAAGCcaaaagaggggaagaagtaCCTGATCCAGAAGCATTACAAGATCCAGATGACGAGAGGAATTTGTTCGCTGGTACAGTTTATGAAgcggacgatgaagaggcaGATAGGATATGGGAGAGTGTGGATGAGCGGATGGACGCTAGGAGAAGAGCTAGGAGGCAAGTCAGCTCCCGCTTCAGATCCCCCTTTTCTGAGATGGCAGTAGCTGATATGAGGGCCAACAGAGAAGCAGTTGAAGCCGAACAAGCCGCTAAAGAGCGAGCTCTAAACCCCAAGTTGCAAACTCAATTTGCCGACCTCAAGCGAAATCTTTCCTCTTTGAACGATTCAGATTGGGACTCTATACCTGAGGCTGGTAATTTGACTGGGAAAAGGCGGAAACACAAtatgagattggaagagaaCCAGAATGGTAGAAGTTATGCTGTTAGTGATACTGTGATGGCGGATCTGGCGAATAGGAATATGTTATTGGGCGAATTGGATAAGGCTCagcaggaggtgagtagCCTTTTAACCTTCTCATGGCGTTGGGATCACTCTACTCAATGAACATCTAAGCTGATCAACATTTCCAATCTATAGAACGGCGGTTTCGATACTCCCGCTGCAGATGGTACAATGACCGATTTTATCGCTATTGGTAATGCAAGAGACAAAGTATTGTCTTTGCAGCTTGATAGAGCTTCTAAAGATGCTGCGAATGGTTCTTCAACGAGTGTAGATCCTAGGGGTTATATGACTGCGTTGAACAGTCAGATCGTACAGACTGATGCGCAGATCgggtgagtcagctttgaaTTTGTTGGCAGATCCCGAttcatagctgatgatatggCGTCCACAGTGATATCAAACAAGCTCGACAACTGCTACAGAACCTCATTCAAACCAATCCTAAGCATGCTCCTGGTTGGATCGCGGCTGCTTCGCTGGAAGTGCATGCTAAGAAGATGGTGGCTGCTAGAAAGATTATCGCTGAGGGATGTGAGAAGTGCCCGAAGAGCGAAGATGTATGGTTGAATGCTGCTGAGTTAAATGTGAGTAACAGCTGCTTGAAGTACGTCGAATtcagagtatcagctgatattcttGGTAGACCCCCGAAAATGCCAAAGTCATTCTTGGCCGAGCTGTGCAGCATGTACCCCAATCGGTGAAAGTCTGGCTTAAAGCTTCTTCGTTAGAATCTGATGTCATGGCTAAGAAGAGGGTTCTACGAaaaggtatgtcagcttcgatcaGAGTATGCCAGTATCCAGCTGACCCTGTTCATTTAGCGCTCGAATTTATCCCCAACTCTGTCCGACTTTGGAAGGAAACCGTCAATCTCGAAGATGATCCTGAAGATGCGCGAGTACTGCTTACTCGTGCAGTCGAGGTTATTCCTACCTCTGTGGAACTATGGCTTACTTTGGCTCGTCTGGAAACACCCGAAAACGCGAAACAAGTGCTCAATTCAGCGAGAAAGCGTATCCCCACTTCTCACGAGATCTGGATTGCAGCTGGACGACTTGCCGAGCAATCACCTTCTGCCATTGGAGATGTCAaattggaggatgaagctgagaagactCGTAAATTGGCAGCTCAAGTGGACAAACTCATGATTGGTGCTGTCAACTCGCTGAAGAAGAACCAAGTCATCTTGTCGAGGGAACAGTGGTTACAAGAAGCTGAGAGATGTGAACAAGATGGAAGTCCACTCACTGCTCAGGCTATCGTTAAAGCTACGATCCATCAGgatgtcgaagaggaagataggaagaACGTTTGGGTGGAAGATGCCGAACGTGCTGCGAAAGGTGGCTTCTTCGAAGTTGCACGAGCATGTTACGTGGTTGTTTTGGAAACTTTCCCTACTTCCCCTTCGGTTTGGAGGAGGGCTGCCGAATTCGAGAAGGCTCATGGCACACCGTACGTATTGTTACTCCCTTCTATAATCCTTGATATTCTGAATGCTGACGTTAAGTATGACACGTAGACAAGCCGTCCAGGATATCCTCGCAAAGGGTGTACAACATTGTCCTCAGGCCGAGGTTCTCTGGCTCATGGCTGCCAAGGAGaaatgggttggaggggatgttCCAGGAGCTCAAGCGATTTTGTCAGAAGCATTCAAGCAGAACGAAGATTCCGAATCTATCTTCTTGGCTGCTGCAAAACTCGCTGCCGAGACTGGCGAAATGGAAGCTGCTACCCAGATATTGGAGAAGGCAAGGGTACAAGCTGATActgagagggtgagtatttACAACTACACCCCGTTCATTCAAATTGCGTTGCTGATGTTTCTGGTTCGGTTTGTAGATATGGATGAAATCGGCAGTCTTACAGCGTCAACTTGGCCATTTGGACGCTGCGCTCGAATTGTTGGAACAAGGAATCAAGAAATACCCTTCATTCGATAAACTACATATGATCCGAGGCCAGATACACGAATCTCGAAATGCCACTGCGAATGCCCGAGCAGCATACGCACAAGGCTGTAAAGCTTGTGCCAAGTCGATTCCTTTATGGATACTTGCTGCGAGGTTAGAAGAGAAAGCTGGGATAACCATCAAAGCTAGATCGCTCTTGGAATCTGCTAGAATGAAGAACCCTAAGAATGATGAGTTGTGGGCAGAGAGTGTCAAAATCGAAGAAAGGTCGGGTACGCCACAGCAGGCTAAGGCTGTTCTGGCTAGGGGTGAGTCTGGGTTCCGTCTACTTCCTCTGATTATCTCGATCGGCTCCTGCTTAGATGGCTGACTTTTGCTCGCCTCATAGCCATGCAAGAATGTCCTACCTCGCCGATCCTCTGGTCCATGGCAATCTTCATGGAACAGCCTCAACAGCGTAAAGGAAGATCGGTGGACGCACTCAAGAAAGCGGGTGAACATCCTGCTGTCATCTTGGCTGTTGCGCGATTGTTTTggggagaaaggaagattgagaagacCAGACAGTGGATGCAGAATGCCATTACGGCTGATGCGGACTGGGGGGACGCTTGGGGTTGGTGGTTGAAGTTTGAGAAACAGCATGGAGAAGCTGTGAGTCTGAATTCCCCTTTTCTCCAAGAACTTCAGgcttgctcttcttctgctgtaGATATTGGACGGGAACATATCACTTCTTCATATCAATCACTGTCATCATCTGCCCGTCAGCTGACATCTCGATCTGATATTTGCAGGAACGACAGGAACTGGTCATTGAGAAATGTATTGCTGCTGCGCCGCATCATGGGCCGGTTTGGCAAGCCGTTTCAAAAGAT contains the following coding sequences:
- a CDS encoding cytosolic Fe-S cluster assembly factor CFD1, which produces MSDPIETPVSRRLASVKNIIIVLSGKGGVGKSSSSVQLALSLLSLSPSNRVGLLDLDITGPSLPRMVGLDIPEATVHQSSAGWVPVYVDNQKRLGVMSIGFLLKDRGDSVVWRGPKKDGMIRQFLSEVRWGELDYLVIDTPPGTSDEHISLLTHLHPLFSPTPTRPTIPSSILISTPQTTALNDTLKSLSFTKKLQLPVNGLVENMSGYVCPCCNEISYTFGNNGNTERIFRDQNHLEVLGKVPIDTVLVGLLDSVSKGEMNVDVERTQKGIEGEKSNGVEGGSFPLLDEYSKTASSTIWRSISEKLVEKIGMRRKEIIEKLGSINQS